The Methylomarinum vadi genome has a window encoding:
- a CDS encoding PAS domain S-box protein, which translates to MELANIKVNLLLLTVPDAESASTDAFLIRQVSNSLCDLLGYQAQELISKPLAMLLADGDQHENWKKAWRQDHRFVPSIVFRHKNGRRINMAINLADLSPGDEVALIIEPDQDESDEAEHTRIMLRAVEQSASAVMITDADSRIEYVNPKYCELTGYSREELIGNTPKLLHTCEQPSLDYREMWETLLSSGQWRGEIKDRKKTGELFWIYETISVIKNKQGDISHFLAIAEDISSRKKFETALVDSEQRFRQMAQMTGEWLWEQDPDGYYIYSSIAVRDILGFQPDEIIGKHYTELLTAQDKADLQPNTGIKQPFYALMNHYRHRDGHMIYTESTGLPIKDEEGKLIKWRGVDRDITARKHFQDALIDSEKRKRLILETALNAIVTMDSYGIVTDWNQQAEKMFGWSRNEAIGQRMADLIVPERFRNEHYQGLQEFLRSGQGKILNRLIEHTAMRRDGTEFPVEFSVAPLKLGNAYEFSGFIHDITVRKETEKKIRQAEVSLAIARNEMKIAQQIQASLLPAAPIKTADFEILGYCLPAAQVGGDYFDYFFRGQDCLDMTIVDVSGHSIGPGLFMVETRSALRAQANWQNSPAKALAALNDFLFDDLNNADYFITMTYLQYNPKTGGLSYANAGHPPALLSRKQNGQCRQLDAEGLVLGVLKQVSFEEKTLAMESGDTVLLYTDGLIEAENPNGEFFGVERVCRLLNDASEQSPKQIIETVLAELKKFCAKEVFADDITLLVFKRY; encoded by the coding sequence ATGGAGTTGGCCAACATTAAAGTTAACTTGCTGCTGCTGACGGTGCCGGATGCGGAATCCGCATCGACCGATGCGTTTTTGATTCGGCAAGTCAGCAATAGCCTCTGTGATTTACTGGGTTACCAGGCGCAAGAATTGATTTCTAAGCCGCTAGCTATGTTGTTGGCGGACGGCGATCAACACGAAAATTGGAAGAAAGCCTGGCGGCAGGATCATCGTTTTGTTCCATCGATCGTTTTTCGCCATAAAAATGGGCGGCGGATAAACATGGCGATCAATCTTGCCGATCTGTCTCCGGGCGACGAAGTTGCCTTAATCATCGAGCCGGATCAGGACGAGTCGGATGAAGCCGAGCATACCAGGATCATGTTGCGTGCGGTCGAACAGAGCGCCAGCGCGGTAATGATCACCGATGCCGACAGCCGGATCGAATACGTCAATCCGAAATATTGCGAATTGACCGGCTATAGCCGCGAGGAATTGATCGGTAACACGCCGAAGTTATTGCATACCTGCGAGCAGCCATCTCTCGATTACCGGGAGATGTGGGAGACATTGCTGAGCAGCGGACAATGGCGCGGCGAGATCAAGGACCGAAAGAAGACCGGCGAATTGTTTTGGATCTACGAAACCATCAGCGTCATCAAAAACAAGCAGGGGGACATCAGCCATTTTTTGGCCATCGCCGAAGACATCAGTTCGCGCAAGAAGTTCGAGACGGCCTTGGTCGACAGCGAACAGCGTTTCCGTCAAATGGCGCAAATGACCGGCGAATGGCTGTGGGAACAGGATCCCGACGGTTATTACATCTACAGTAGTATCGCGGTCCGCGATATCCTCGGTTTTCAACCGGACGAAATCATCGGCAAGCACTATACCGAGTTGTTGACAGCACAGGACAAGGCGGATCTGCAGCCCAACACCGGCATCAAGCAGCCTTTTTATGCGCTAATGAACCATTATCGGCACCGCGACGGCCACATGATTTATACCGAATCTACCGGTTTGCCAATCAAGGACGAAGAGGGCAAACTAATCAAGTGGCGCGGCGTCGACCGCGACATCACCGCGCGCAAACATTTCCAGGATGCTTTGATCGACAGCGAAAAACGCAAGCGGCTGATCCTGGAAACCGCGTTGAACGCCATCGTAACGATGGACTCCTACGGCATCGTCACCGACTGGAACCAGCAGGCGGAAAAAATGTTCGGTTGGTCGCGTAACGAAGCGATCGGCCAGCGCATGGCCGATTTAATCGTTCCAGAACGTTTCCGCAACGAACACTATCAAGGTTTGCAGGAGTTTCTGCGTAGTGGCCAGGGTAAAATACTCAACCGGCTGATCGAGCACACCGCGATGCGTCGTGACGGCACTGAGTTTCCGGTCGAATTCAGCGTGGCGCCGTTGAAGCTGGGCAATGCCTATGAATTCAGCGGTTTCATCCATGACATCACCGTCCGCAAGGAAACCGAAAAGAAAATTCGTCAGGCCGAAGTGTCGCTGGCCATCGCTCGCAATGAAATGAAGATTGCCCAGCAGATCCAGGCGTCCTTGCTGCCTGCCGCGCCGATCAAAACCGCAGACTTTGAAATTCTCGGTTATTGCCTGCCCGCCGCCCAGGTCGGTGGCGATTATTTCGATTACTTCTTCCGCGGCCAGGATTGTCTGGACATGACCATCGTCGACGTTTCCGGGCATTCCATCGGCCCCGGTTTGTTCATGGTCGAAACCCGCAGTGCCCTGCGTGCCCAGGCCAATTGGCAGAATTCGCCGGCCAAGGCGCTGGCCGCGCTAAACGATTTTCTGTTCGACGACCTGAACAACGCCGACTATTTCATCACTATGACCTATCTGCAATACAATCCGAAAACCGGGGGGTTGAGCTACGCCAACGCCGGCCACCCCCCGGCGCTGTTAAGCCGTAAGCAGAACGGCCAATGCCGGCAACTGGATGCCGAGGGCTTGGTGCTGGGAGTGCTGAAACAAGTCAGCTTCGAGGAAAAAACGCTGGCAATGGAGTCCGGGGATACGGTGCTGCTCTATACCGACGGATTGATCGAGGCGGAAAATCCCAACGGGGAGTTCTTCGGGGTCGAACGGGTATGCCGGCTATTGAACGATGCGTCGGAACAATCGCCTAAACAAATCATCGAAACGGTCCTGGCAGAACTGAAAAAATTCTGCGCCAAGGAGGTGTTCGCCGACGATATCACGTTGTTGGTGTTTAAGCGCTATTGA